TAGCTGCACGGACGTCCGGTCAAGTAGTTATTTAAGTCACGGTTCGGCTGAAGGAAGTTCTTCCTGGCACCTTCCGTTGTCTCCACGTCATACTCCTGATCACCGATCGTGTGGTAAATCGTTAACGAAGACATATCTTTTGAGGACTTAATCACTTCAAACACATGTTCATCCACATAAGGGCTCTGCATAATCACATTCCCAAAAACATTCGGAAACTTCACCGCTGTCATGAACGAAACCGTTCCAGCAAGCGAATCCCCGACAAGCGTTCGACCACTGCCCATATGATAACCCGGCAGCTCTTCATCAAGGAACGGAACCACTTCGCGGATGAGGAAATTCACATATTCCGCCTGCTTCTTTCCGTCCGGATGATATTTATCCTGTCGATCGTACTTGTCCCTATAATGAATACCAATAAAAATGGTATTCTCAATCTTTCCTTCACCATGCAGCTCATCACTTAGTGTGGCCGCACGTCCCAGCTGGAAATAATCGTTACCATCTTGCATAATACAGAAATGGTACTTATACAAGGGGGAGAAATTTTCTGGGGTGTACACTTTTAGTGTCATTTCTTCATCTAGATAGCTGCTATTAATTGTATATTCAGTCATGGATCCTTTTCTACCCAAGCCGATTACCTCCTTACATGCAAATAAGCTCCTATCAGAATTCCCGCTGCCTTCTGTACATAAACGTACCATAACTATTTTATCATATAATTATGTAAAAAGTAGAGAAGAGGAAGAAAGCGCTTGATAAATAGGATATTTTGAGGATATTTACATGAGCTTCACAAAAAATTAAAATTCTGTTGACACGAATTCAGTTACGTTGTATATTATTAGTTGTCAGACGACATCTTATTACATACGATTCCGTAGCTCAGCTGGGAGAGCGCCACCTTGACAGGGTGGAAGTCGTTGGTTCGAGCCCAATCGGAATCATCCATACAAAGTGCGAAGGCGTTATGATCCGTATCCAGAGCGGGTTGTAGCGTCTTTTTCTGTTTTGATAACTTTTTTTGCGAATCCTGAAGACTTATCGCAGGGTTACGCTCTTAGTTTTCATTCAGCAAGCAAGCTTTTTCCGCAATAATACGGAGAGAGCTTGCTTTTTTGTGTTTAGATGAATTATTTTATATGTTCATTTCGATCAAATCGGCAAAGGAACCCGTAACGCGGAAGGGGGTGGAATATACGTTACATTTAGAGAAATTCACACGGAAAAAAAGTGTACTCGCTGACTTGATCGAACCAACGACCTATGATGATATTTGACTAATATACCTAACGTAACAATGTAAGATTAATAAGGAAGAGTTGAAAAAAAAGAAATAAAGTAGTTATTGAAGGAATATGGAAAGATTTATCGAATTATTTTGTTATTAAGTCATTAATTCTTTTGAGATAAGGAGGTCAGTAGGCGGTCATAATGTCAACGTTTCGTAGATCATGGATTTCAGGTTTTAATAAAATTATGGATGACAGAACAGTCGAGTAAAGGAAGGTTAATCTCATTCTTAACGTGTACAAGAATGGAAGTTAAGCAACCGTTTACCTTTAGACTGTTCTTTTTTTATCTTTACCAAGCTAAGCCTTTTCTTAATGTCCATTGCTTTAGATCAGGTTCATAAGGAGGCATGGTGGGGTTCCATGGATAAAATAAATTCGCAATTTTTAAGCATGGGAGATCAGGATCGTAAAGTTATTTACCTGAAGAAATACCTGAAAAAGTTCGGTTACTATCATTCTTGTCCTTGTCTTGAAGAAGCATTCTGCAAACATCTCGATAAATCGGTGAAGGATTATCAGTTGTATTTTGGATTGTCTATCACCGGAAACTTAGATGAACCTACTATTACTCAGATGCAAAAGCCGAGGTGTGGACTGCCTGATTTGTTACCTGGGGAAGATGTTCGCGAGAAAGTAAACGATTATAGCCTAAGTGGTGGTAGATGGGAAAATACGAACATCAGGTATTTTTTTCAGAATGGAACGAGCGATATTTCTGGGACAACAGAATGGGACATTATGCGGCAAGCAATGGATCGTTGGGCGGATGTTACGCCTTTAACATTTACACAAGTGACGACGGAAGCGGATGCTGATATTCGATTTTTATGGGCGACAGGAAGTCATGGAGATGACGATCCCTTTGATGGTTTTGGAAATGTACTGGCTCACGCTTTCTATCCACCCCCTGTAAACTCACGTCCTACTGCTGGTGATGTTCACTTTGATAACGATGAAAAATGGGATACAGAGGACGGTGGATTTTGGTGGTGGAGGCGACGTGATCTTCTTACTGTGGCGATACATGAAGTCGGCCACGCTCTTGGTCTGGCTCATTCCACTATAGGTAACGCGATTATGTGGCCTACTTATGAAGGGGAAAGGAGGACTTTACATTCAGATGACATTGAGGGGATACAGGCGCTTTATGGTTCTCCAGTCAGGCCCGCCGGTTCAAGGTTCGCAGAAGCAAGCATGTGGGCATTAAAGAACACAGGAGGATACGGAACCATTTCAATTGATTTAGGAAGCCCTCGGCGATTTGTCGCATGGGGAACCATCACCATGTTGGATTCCCTATCCGATTTAGATAGAGATAACGCTGTCGTTGCAGAGGTGTTTCAAGTTGATGGGATAGAAACATGGAAAGCTGTATCTGGCGGTGATCACTGGGGTGCTGCCGGTAATTCCTCTAATGTACACCAGGGAGCGTATGTTGGGTTTGGACAAACCATTACTTTTCGGATTCGTTCCATGCACCCTAATGATATGGAAGCTTATGGTGTGGGGTCAGTTATGGTACTTGATGAATGATAGACAAACCCAGAAAGGAAAATGCCGATGTTAGTTTATATGATCTATGATAAAAGCAATGGAGAAATCGTACACATTCATCGTAATGTAGATATTAATGGAAGAAGCTACACGTGTACAGAAGAAGAAATTCACCGCATGATACCTCCTCATATTGATCAAAAATCTGTCGGCTTTATTTCAGCTGAACTTGAACAACCTCCTTCAGGAAGGCAAGTGAAAATGAGTGTAGATGTTACGAAAAATACGCTTATTCAAACATTCATCGATAAAGATGCACCTATTGAAAAGAATGAATAAAAGTCAGGAGGTTGAATATGGATGCATATGAAATTAGTATGTGGGGATTAAAAAATCATGGCGGCAGCAACACCGTGACGATTGATCTCGGACGGAACAGAAGCTTTCTTGCCTGGGCATCCGTAACCATGATTGATTCACTTAATGATTTTGATGCGGACAATGCTGTTGTTGCAGAGGTGTTTCAGGTTGATGGAGTCGAAACGTGGAAGGCAGTATATGGAGGGGAACACTGGGGTTCTGCCGGAGATTCTTCCAATGTTCACCAAGGAGCTTACGTAGGATACGGCCGAAGAATCACCTTTCGGATCAGGTCGGTTCATTCAAGTGATTTAGATTCATATGGTATGGGTGTAGTAGTAGCACAATAAATTAAAAATAAGTATATTGGAATGACTAGCGGACTGAATAAATAGGACTGTCCGTCCTATTTATTCAGTTTTGCACCTATAGAGACAAATCATTTGATTAGCATTTTTTATACATAAAATTTCAAATTCAGCTATTTTCAAAAAAGCCTCTTACAAGTTTAGCTACACTTTTGGGAGGCTTTTTCTTACATGTTTTTAGTAATGAAAGCGTAAATTTTAATAAATATCATTTTGTCAGCAATATTTAGAAGTTCGGGAAGCTCAGAGTTCTGAACTTTACAAAAGACTCCTCATTGTATATTCATTATTCATTTTTTGAATGAAAAACCACCTTGATTACACAATGGCCTGGAAAATTATATCCTTTTACGTAATATAATAGTAGTGGGTATTTAAAACTAAATGAGGGGAGATTGATCAGTGGAAACATTCTTAATGATCCTAATGTTAACGGCTTTAGCAGGTATGGTAGTCTTTATTGTTTTAACTTTCGTAAAAGGTAAGGATAACAGACGCAGGAATTTGGCTAAGTCAGGTGGTTGCTTATACTTATTTCTAGCCCTGGCAATGATTTTAGGATCTGAGGATGGAGCTTTCCAAACCTTCGTAGGAATTTTGATGTTAACAGCTTTTGCAGGTACGGTAGTCTTTGCTGTCCTAGCTTTCGTAAAAGGTAAAGGTAACAGGCTCAGGAACTTTGCAAAACCAGGTGGCTGCCTGTTAGCACTTCTCGTTATAGTCGTTATTGGAGCACCAGTTGAAGAAACGCCTATTGCTCAAGAAGTTACAACGGAAGCTTCCGCAGAGGCTGAAGAGAAAGTTGAGCAGGAAGAGGAAGCAAAGAAAGTAGAGGAACAAGCAAAAAAAGAGCAAGAAGCTGAGGAGCAGGCGAAAAAACAAGAAGAAGAACGAATAGCAAAAGAAGAGGAAGATCGTAAAGCTAAAGAAGAACAAGAAGCAAAAGAAGCTGAGGAACAAGCGAAGAAAGAAGAAGAGGAACGAATAGCAAAAGAAGAGGAAGAACGTAAAGCTAAAGAAGAACAAGAAGCAAAAGAGACTGAGGAGCAGGCGAAAAAAGAAGAAGAGGAACGAATAGCAAAAGAAGAAGCAGATCGAAAAGCTAGGGAAGAACAAGAAGCTGAAGAAGCCAGTGTAACGGTTTCTCAGGAACAGGCGGTTAGAATGGCTAAGGACTATCTGGACTACACGGCATTCTCTAAATCAGGATTAATCGATCAATTAAAGTTTGAGGGGTTTAGCACAAAAGATGCAACTTATGCTGTAGAAAACATCACGGTCGACTGGCAGGAGCAGGCGGTTATTATGGCTCAAGATTATCTTGATTACACTTCTTTTTCACGCCAAGGACTAATTGAGCAATTAACTTTTGAAGGATTCAGCACAAAACATGCGACCTACGCTGCAGGCCAGGTTGGTTTGTGAAAGATAACGGGAGCAGAAAATAGGCTGCTCCCGTTATCTTTCAATCTATTTTTTGTGTAACCACAATTTTAAAATTGTTAGCATTATTATAATGATTCTACTTACCGCAACAGCCTTCTAAGTTGTTGGTCAATTTACTATAGTGATCCCGAATTGTTGTCCGAACCCAATTGTTATCATCTATATAAAGTGCGAAGGATTATGCCCCGTATCCAAAGTCGGTGGTAGCTTCTTTTTCTTTACTGAACAATCTTTACAAATTTCCTGAGGATTTCTCGCAGGTTTAGCATTTAAAATAGACCTTCTATAAAAAACTTTTTGAATATAGTATGTATGATTTGGAAGGAAAAAGTGAAAGTGTTAGACTTGATTTATCTTTGAACCTTTCACGATTGCAATGGGCATGCCCCCTGCGAAAGATTATTCAAAGGTGTGGCCTCACCTTCAATTAAAGGGTGGGGCTTTTTCTTTTAAATCCTTTACATAAGAATCCCTGGAGTTGTTTTGGTAACCCCGGGGCTGATTTTTTAACTTAATTCCTGGTAAAGTTCATTTGGGTTAATAAAATTAATACTACTGACATTACCTTCTTCATCCGTTTGGGTATGGCCTCTGATTTCCACGGTTTTACTTTCACCGCTTTTGTTATTTGTATAGGACACATCCATAGAAAATTTGTAATAGCCTTCCTTATCTTCTATCGTTATACCTTCCGTTTTTAACTGAGCATCGGGATGTGCTGCTTTTAGGTAATAGGAAGCATCTGGAGAGTCTATAAAAGAAGCTTCATAGAAACTGTCACTTACATAGGGTTTATAATGTTGTTCAAAGTATTCGGCATAATCACTAAGGTGCTTCTTGAAGTCTTCGCTTCCAAACCCCTCGTTTTCCATACCGTCTAATGCTATTTCCAACTTTTCAGTCGGTCCATTAAACATGCTCTCTAAAGCAGCTCGTATGTTTTGCTTACTCTCACTTTCATCCTCTTTCTCTTTGGTTTCTTCGGCTGAGGATTCGGAAGTTGAGTTGTTTTTTTCTCCTGAGGAACTTGGACCTGAACCAGAGCTGGAGTTAGAGCAGCCAATAATTAAAAATAGTAAAGAAAACCATACAGCAAGCTTAAAATACTTCTTAATACCTCTCATATTCAAAACAAAAATCCTCTCCATTATAAAAATTTTACTTACGGTCTGTTTACGAGAGATTCTCTTATAAAGTTTCATATTATTCTATATTTGTATAATATTGGAATTTGAAGATGCAATGAAACAAATAAACGATCAACTTTAGCACGTTAATACTCAAGGAACCCGCCCCGCCTTCTGCCAAAGGCGGGATTTTTCTACTTCTGCGTACGATTTGATAAGATGGCAGTCTTTATTTTTTAAAACCTCGACTTACTTTTAAAAGTGAGTAAGCAAAGCATTGGCTACTTTGAGCCTGTGCTTTGCGTTTTGTCTGTTACGTTATAAGTATCTTTATGACTTCTTTTTACTACGTAATTCATGGACCCTAAGTCTTTTTTCTTCATGCGTCCATTAATTCGCAGGCTGTTTGTCTTATGTCGAAAGAACTCACGTGCTCCATTGTAAGTGGTGTACCAGCGCCTGCCGATTAGGGTAAAGCCTCCATAATCGTGCTCGGAAAGTTTTATTGGTCGAAAACACGTGCCAAACACTTCGTCTTCCCATTCAATAATACCTAATGCTTCCTGTTCATCCATCCACATGCTGCATATTTTTTTCAATACTACTCCCCCTGAAAATAGCTTATTTCACCAAAAACCAGTTCTGAAATGGCCGCTTTTTTGATGATGAAAGTTTAATAGATGTACCAAACGATCACTCCTTCTCTCTACTAGTATTAACTACCTATTATTCCATAATTTTCTGTGAAATTCCACAATTGAAAAATAAATTAGAGATAGAAAAAATCCTGAAATTGAAGGTAAGACCTTACGTCAAAGGAGAAATACAAGAGTAGCAGGTTTTCACAAATTTTCACATCTGCCGTAATAACCAGATCCCCGACATGGGCAATAAAAGTACGGAAAATAAAAGTTATCACAATACGATTTTCTCATGTATAGTTAAAGCATAATGCAGGAAGAGTGAGCACGGACTTAAATATACTAAGGGGGAGATAGAATGCGAAGGATCATCTTATCGACTGAAAGCGGTGCCGACTTACCGGATGATTTAGTTGAAAAGTACAATATTCAAGTCGTCCCTATGCACGTCATTATGGATGGTAAGGATTATTTAGACGGTTCATTGCCGGTTCAGGATATATATGACTATTACGAACGTATGAAGAAAATACCCTCTACGACCTCCACAAATGTTCATGAGTACCAAGAATTTTTTACAAATATAAGAGAGAATTTTCCGGATTGCACCATTATCCACATTGGCTATACATCAAAAGCGTCTTCATCTTTTCAACATGCGGTCATTGCTGCGGAAGAATTTGAAGACATTTTTCTTATTGATGCTCTAAACGTTACGGGAGGATTGGCTGCCATTGTACTGGACGCTGCTAAAGCTTTAGAAGAGGAACCTGACATTGAAACGGAACGCTTCGTTGAAAAGATAGAGGCAATTGTTCCTAAATCAAGGCTGGCTTTCATCCCAGGCAGCCTGGAGTTTCTCAAAGCAGGAGGACGTGTGAGCAATATGGCTTCTCTCATTGGAACTCTGCTTAAAATAAAGCCTTGCATTGAGTTGAAGGATGGAAAGCTTATGTCTACAAAGAAGTACCGCGGGAAAATGAGCAGAGCCACTGAAAAACTTTTTCGTGATTACTTAACTGAATTCAATATCGATAGGAAGCAGATTTATTTTATTTATTCTATCGGACTGGATGAAAGGATCAAACAGCGGATGGAGGAGGTTGCCAAAGAAAATGGCTTCCAAAATATAAGATGGATTCAGGCGGGCGGTATGATTTCTACTCATTCTGGCGCCGGGGGCTTCGGGGTAGCGGGATTAGAGGAATAGTACGGGCGGGACCAGGATTGAGGGGAGAAAAACTAGAAGCAGCTAGTAATGAATTAGGAAATTGCTTTGTGGGTTTTTCATCGAAAGGATAGCAGGGGACTGCCGTAACGTATCATCTCTAGTTAGTCACAAAGAGGCTGTCTCATAAATGTCAATTTATGACTTTGGGCCAGCCGTCTTGTTACTGTAAGAATCTAACTTACGTTTACCTTCAATTTATCATATTTGCGCTGGGTTTTATTATGAATTTCCTATTGTGAAACTTGAACTTTTTAAATTATGAAGTACCTATTTTAAACAATTGACCCAAATACCGTAGTCTATTAAACATTACATTATCAAATATGTTAGCGTTTATGTGAAGCAATTATACTGCTTCAATCTATAGGTGGAGGGTCAGGAATGAAGGGGAAAGGATCTTACAAAGCGGTTATTATCATTCTATTATTATTGATAACTGCTTTGAGTGTGACCGTTTTTATTACAATAAATAAATATAACGCTTATCATGATTATCTTGAAAATCGTGTATTTAATCCTTCTTTCAAGTGGTTTGATATTGATTTTGGTAATTACAGTGAGCTTATCGATGAGGCCATAAGTGAGGAAACCATTGATTTAAAAACCGTTACACAATTAAATAGTATATATACGAATGGATCAGATAATTTCCAGGAGTTATCTCATATTGCCAAGGTTGTAAAGGATGCTGACTTAAATAGTGATCGGATTCTCAATAAGTTACATGAGATTTCCATTACTCTAACATTACTTAGACAAGAGGTAGAGGAAAGTGGAACTGGTACCCTGAAGCTTTCTGGAGATCAGATTAAATTTTTAAATAATATCAAAGCATTCAATTCAATATTTGAAGATACATTAAAGGAATATTCAGATATAGATGACGAAGAATTTTTTGAATATGACAATCAATATTGGATTGAATATCTATCCAATATAAGTAAGCGTTCGGATAGCATTAGAATATATAACGTTTACTAATGTATGTTTTTTTTTTACCTGCATAAGGCGCCCCGGTGGTCTAGTATTATCATAATCTTGTGGTTTAGAAATTGCACGGGCTTGTCTTGTCCATAAATAATTAAAGTTATATAATGAAAACACATCTTATACATAAAGGAGGGAAAGTCATGCATACGTTCACGTTAGACATCAAAAGTGAGAGTAAATATCTTCTTTATATGATGTCTATCATTGGAATTTCAGCCGTCCTCGGGACAAGTGTGTCCTTTTTTAGCTGAAATTTCATAGATGTGAACGTACGTATGAACTCCTAAAAATAGCGAATGAGCCGCACGGGAGTGTTTCCGTGTGGCTTTTTATGTATAAGAGAGGACGAATTTCAATGTTTAAAACAAAACGTAGTATTTATATGCTGTATGGATATATATTTTTTGCGCAGTTATTCTTTGACCGTGCCTTATGGGTTATTTATCTTGGCGACAGAGGAATGACGTTCGGTCAAATCGGTTTATTAGAAGCTTTTCTTCATTTAGCGATTGTTCTATTCGAGGTGCCTACAGGGATGGTTGCCGATTTATACGGGAGAAAAGCAAGTCTCCTGATCGGAAATTTGTTTAGCATCCTTTACGGACTGTTCATGTTAATTAGCGGAACGTTTTCGATGTTTACGCTGGGCTTTTTATCCATGGGACTTATGATCACTTTCCATTCAGGCGCTGAGCAGGCTTTTGCTTACGATACTCTGAAAAATGAAAACCGTGAAAAGGAATATACCAAGGTGATTGGAACGATGACGGCTCTTGCCTTGTTGTCACTCAGTTTTGCCAAATTTCTCGGCGGTTTTATGGCGGACATCAGCTGGGAATGGGTGTATGGCTCAACCATCTTCACACACGTACTTGCGTTAATTCCTCTTTTCTTTTTGAAGGAACCGGAACGTGAAAAAACAGAAGAGGTGGCGGGCCGGTGGTATAACCAGTGGGTGCACCAATTTAAATTGGGTGTAAATGTATGGAGGAATAATCCGGCTATTCACCAGCCGGTGGTACTGTTTATCCTGGCGAGTGCGGTGATGGTGATTATCGTTTTTTACGGTCAGGAGTACTTCATTCAGCTAGGTTATTCTTCTGTCGTGGTAGGAGCCGTATTTACGGTGGAAGGCCTATTGGGAGTCGTGATGGCGAAGATTGCTTTTAAAGTCGAAGAACGGTTTAAGTTCTTTAACATCCTGTACTATGGTTTAGGGCTTTTCCTATTATTTTTCATGTTATTTATTTTTGCCACGGACTGGGCTATATTATTGTCATTCCTTTTCCTTGCCCAGCTGTTGAGTTTGTTTGAGCCAATTTTCAGCTCATTTGTGCAAAACTTCTTGAAAAGTAACGTCAGATCCACTTTCTTTTCGTTAATCGGTTTAATGGAGAGCTTTGTCATTATGATCAGTTTCCCCTTATTCGGATTTGCGATTGAGCGGACTGGATTTACGGATGGTTTTGCGGGATTGCTTGTTATATTTGTTGCGATGGCTGGGGGATACCTGATTGTTCATAGGCTTGTAAAAAGTTGATAAAAGGAGCTTCTCATTTATTGAGGAGCTCCTTTTATATGTGCGCTTTTGTGACATTATAGGAATAGAACTTCACTTAGGAGTGAGGCTCTGCCAGCTTGTCAGCTGTGTGATCCATCATTTCCTCTGACAATTGATAGGTACTCCTTTTAACGCCTTTCATGCGTAAAATGGACTTCTCTAATAGATTTAATTGATCCATATGAATCTCGTGACCAGCCACTTCTTTTACTACAGCATGATTGTACAGTTTTTCAGAAAAACTATCCTTTAGTTCTCGGGCCAGCAGAGCAGGGTCTGGCTCTCCGGCGCAGATATAAAGTGCCACCTTTTTTTGGAGCAATTCCGTTTCCTTTTCCTCCGCAAACTGCCTTAATTCTTCTTGAATCTTCCCCATATAAATAGAACCTCCGAGAACAATTGTGTCGTAATCTCGTAAAGGTGGGACCCTCTCTTTCATAACGGATCTTACATGGACCTCTCCCGGCAATTTGGTACGTAACCTGTACGCTACCTTTTTAGCACTACCGTGTCTGGTGCCATAAACGATTAGGGTTTTCATGAGAAGGACCTCCTGTTACAGATTTGTGTTCGCTCACATGTTTCAACATAAGAATAAAACAGTAGACAACGAAGATATTTAATAATGGAAATAGGGAAAGTTCTATAATGGAAACAGTTTCTCCGGACCTCATCATGTTTACCATCATAGCTGTGATCGCTGTCAGCATAGTGAGCCCTTTTACAATCAGGATGGTTCCAAGCAAATAACCAAACGCTTTTCTTCGGAGAACAAGTACGCCGGACAGAATAGCTGCAGGTACGATAAAACCGAGATCGAGCACCTGGATGACGAGCGTCGTATAATGTTCGAGACCGACAGGCGGGGTATCTTGAATGATACCTGGCAGGATTCGACCTAGCCACAATGCGAGCAGCAGAACCGCCAGGAAGAACAAGAATCCAGCGATCGTTTTCACAGGGATATGAGCATCAAATGATTGATGCAGCTTTTCATAATCGAATGACATCATGGTCAACGTGAAAGCAAAGAACGAAGCGGAAAGCAAGAGAACATACAGTAAGAAGAAATCATTATACATAAGTAACAAAGCGTACGAGGCATAGGTGTACAAAAAGTATCCAATCGTTCCAGCAAGAAGGATTCGTCCCTTCATACTTCCTCTTCTAGCCCAGTGTAAAGAGAACCATAATAACGGCAGTCCGAATAAGAGGGTTACCCAGTCCTGAGCGATCACTTGAGCGGCCGCACTTACCGAGTCTAATTGGTATAACCCTTTCCCGTATAACCGGATATTCTCTCCCTGGATCGATTGAAACGAAGTGAAGGAAGAATTGCGGCTCGATGAAACTCCAACGAATGCTACGAAGAGGGAAACGATACCAGTGAGATAGACCAGCAAGGTTATTTCTCTTTTGAACTTCATTTTTCCTACCTCCTAAATACCTTCTTACTTATGTTATATCACGGGGTAGAGGTGGATATGAGGAGCATTGATGACTATATTGTGAATTAATTCACATGAATTAAAAAGTATAAATGGTGATTGAATAGTCGGTAAGAAGTGAAGGAGGGGCATTTACCAACACTGCTTGTTCACTTGATCATAGCGAGGTGCTCAGGTCATATTTCGATTGATTAAATTTGCTTAGCTGTATCTTGTGCAGGTTTCAAAATATAACAGATTACCCATTCCTTTTCATTACCCTTTAGGTTATTACGTGCTGGAAAACCTGAGGGGTGTTTTGTACTTACTTCAAAAAGATAAATAAGTTTTCGATAAGATTAGACAAATCTTTCATATCGCAGAAAATGACAAAAGCCTGTCAATAAAAGAATCAGGAGTGATAGCCCGGTAACAATTTAATACGATAACGTAGTTGAACTTTAAACGGCATTCTTGATGGAAAATTTAGATAATTCTAAAATAAATAGTGGTGACATTAATTTCCTTAAAATGGATGTCGGAAAGGGGAAAGGTTTATGGTAAAACCACGACCACAAATCGACCAGATTGCAATGTATTCTCCGGGAAAACCGGTGGAAGAACTTAAGCGTGAAAAAGGACTTACGAAAATTGTAAAGATGGCTTCCAACGAGAATCCTTTTGGTTATTCTCCGCTTGCAGCAGAAGCTATACGTACTGAAATGAAGGAAGTTCCGTTATACCCGGAGGTTACTTCACCGCTGCTGGCAGAAAAATTAGCGAACAAACTCGCTGTGTCATCTGATCAAGTCGTATTTGGAAATGGATCAGATGAAATTATCCGATTACTAACGAGAACGTACATAAACGAAGGCGATGAGGTCGTGATGGCAGGAGTGACGTTTCCGCGTTACAAAACAAATGTCATCATCGAAGGCGGCGTTCCCATTGAGGTTGAAATGGAGGAGGGCGGCGTGCACGATCTGGAGAAAATGGCTGAAGCCTTAAACGAGAAAACAAAAATGGTGTTCGTCTGCAACCCGAATAACCCCACTGGCACGATCGTACATAAAGAACGCTTAAAGGCCTTTATTGAAAAGGTTCCATCCCACGTCATGCTTGTTATGGATGAAGCTTATTATGAATACGCGGATTCCCCTCAATATTTAGAAACGATCCCTTTACTCAATCAGTACAAGAATATGGTGATTTTACGGACTTTTTCTAAAGTCTACGGTCTAGCCGCGTTACGGATTGGCTATGGGCTGATGGCGGCTGAAATGGTAAACGATCTCCATAAAGTGAAAGAGCCATTTAATATTAACCGATTAGCTCAAGCAGCGGCCTCCGCTTCTTTGGATGATGACGAGTTTCTCTATGAAAGCATTCGATTGAACAAAGAGGGGCGTGAGTTATTAACCAATCAATTCGAAGCTATGAATCTATCTTACTTTCCAACTCAAACCAACTTCATTATGGTGGATACCGGCTATCCGGCTAAAGAGGTTTATGAGTATCTATTAAATCTTGGAGTGATTATCCGACCAGGTCACTTAATGGGATATCCAACGATGATTCGGGTGACCATTGGTGAGCAGAAAGACAATCAATATTTTATGGACTGTCTGGAAGCTTATTTGAAAGAGCAGCAAAAAGATGAAAAAGGGGTGTTGAAGCGATGAACATGCTTGAGAAATTTCCATTAACGCAGTACGTCAGTGAAGAAGGGGAAACTGTTCATTCCGACGTAACGGACATGCTGACCGCTGATTTGGTCAAACTTTTTTATGAAAAGATGTTGAGAGCGCGCATGATGGACAAAAAGTGCGTCAACCTGCAACGCCAGGGTAGAATCGGAACGTATGTGCCTTATGAAGGGCAGGAAGCGGCCCAGGTGGGCAGTGCTTTAGCGGTTGAGGAAGGTGACTGGATGTTCCCAACTTACCGGGAT
The Halobacillus halophilus DSM 2266 DNA segment above includes these coding regions:
- a CDS encoding matrixin family metalloprotease gives rise to the protein MDKINSQFLSMGDQDRKVIYLKKYLKKFGYYHSCPCLEEAFCKHLDKSVKDYQLYFGLSITGNLDEPTITQMQKPRCGLPDLLPGEDVREKVNDYSLSGGRWENTNIRYFFQNGTSDISGTTEWDIMRQAMDRWADVTPLTFTQVTTEADADIRFLWATGSHGDDDPFDGFGNVLAHAFYPPPVNSRPTAGDVHFDNDEKWDTEDGGFWWWRRRDLLTVAIHEVGHALGLAHSTIGNAIMWPTYEGERRTLHSDDIEGIQALYGSPVRPAGSRFAEASMWALKNTGGYGTISIDLGSPRRFVAWGTITMLDSLSDLDRDNAVVAEVFQVDGIETWKAVSGGDHWGAAGNSSNVHQGAYVGFGQTITFRIRSMHPNDMEAYGVGSVMVLDE
- a CDS encoding alpha/beta hydrolase — protein: MGRKGSMTEYTINSSYLDEEMTLKVYTPENFSPLYKYHFCIMQDGNDYFQLGRAATLSDELHGEGKIENTIFIGIHYRDKYDRQDKYHPDGKKQAEYVNFLIREVVPFLDEELPGYHMGSGRTLVGDSLAGTVSFMTAVKFPNVFGNVIMQSPYVDEHVFEVIKSSKDMSSLTIYHTIGDQEYDVETTEGARKNFLQPNRDLNNYLTGRPCSYTFHELEGDHTWGTWQKDFKRALLTIFGE
- a CDS encoding DegV family protein, which translates into the protein MRRIILSTESGADLPDDLVEKYNIQVVPMHVIMDGKDYLDGSLPVQDIYDYYERMKKIPSTTSTNVHEYQEFFTNIRENFPDCTIIHIGYTSKASSSFQHAVIAAEEFEDIFLIDALNVTGGLAAIVLDAAKALEEEPDIETERFVEKIEAIVPKSRLAFIPGSLEFLKAGGRVSNMASLIGTLLKIKPCIELKDGKLMSTKKYRGKMSRATEKLFRDYLTEFNIDRKQIYFIYSIGLDERIKQRMEEVAKENGFQNIRWIQAGGMISTHSGAGGFGVAGLEE
- a CDS encoding Ltp family lipoprotein, translating into METFLMILMLTALAGMVVFIVLTFVKGKDNRRRNLAKSGGCLYLFLALAMILGSEDGAFQTFVGILMLTAFAGTVVFAVLAFVKGKGNRLRNFAKPGGCLLALLVIVVIGAPVEETPIAQEVTTEASAEAEEKVEQEEEAKKVEEQAKKEQEAEEQAKKQEEERIAKEEEDRKAKEEQEAKEAEEQAKKEEEERIAKEEEERKAKEEQEAKETEEQAKKEEEERIAKEEADRKAREEQEAEEASVTVSQEQAVRMAKDYLDYTAFSKSGLIDQLKFEGFSTKDATYAVENITVDWQEQAVIMAQDYLDYTSFSRQGLIEQLTFEGFSTKHATYAAGQVGL
- a CDS encoding flavodoxin domain-containing protein, which produces MKTLIVYGTRHGSAKKVAYRLRTKLPGEVHVRSVMKERVPPLRDYDTIVLGGSIYMGKIQEELRQFAEEKETELLQKKVALYICAGEPDPALLARELKDSFSEKLYNHAVVKEVAGHEIHMDQLNLLEKSILRMKGVKRSTYQLSEEMMDHTADKLAEPHS
- a CDS encoding MFS transporter; this encodes MFKTKRSIYMLYGYIFFAQLFFDRALWVIYLGDRGMTFGQIGLLEAFLHLAIVLFEVPTGMVADLYGRKASLLIGNLFSILYGLFMLISGTFSMFTLGFLSMGLMITFHSGAEQAFAYDTLKNENREKEYTKVIGTMTALALLSLSFAKFLGGFMADISWEWVYGSTIFTHVLALIPLFFLKEPEREKTEEVAGRWYNQWVHQFKLGVNVWRNNPAIHQPVVLFILASAVMVIIVFYGQEYFIQLGYSSVVVGAVFTVEGLLGVVMAKIAFKVEERFKFFNILYYGLGLFLLFFMLFIFATDWAILLSFLFLAQLLSLFEPIFSSFVQNFLKSNVRSTFFSLIGLMESFVIMISFPLFGFAIERTGFTDGFAGLLVIFVAMAGGYLIVHRLVKS